The Primulina huaijiensis isolate GDHJ02 chromosome 17, ASM1229523v2, whole genome shotgun sequence genome window below encodes:
- the LOC140962415 gene encoding beta-galactosidase 15-like — MISSKPHFLFLILALLCFIPSYADIVSHDGRALTINGKRRIILSGSIHYPRSTAEMWPDLIKKSKEGGLDAIETYVFWNAHEPLRRQYDFSGNLDLVRFIKTVQNEGLYAVLRIGPYVCAEWNYGGFPVWLHNMPGVELRTSNSVYMNEMQNFTTLIVDMLKKENLFASQGGPIILAQIENEYGNVISSYGDAGKAYMNWCASMANSLDIGVPWIMCQEDDAPPSVINTCNGFYCDQFTPNNPNSPKMWTENWTGWFKNWGSKHPYRTPEDLAFSVARFFENMGTFQNYYMYHGGTNFGRTAGGPYITTSYDYNAPLNEYGDLNQPKYGHLKKLHDVLHSMEKVLTYGDYNNTDLGSYNYITEFKYNGVSSCFLGNANSSSDATINYNGVDYHVPAWSVSILLDCKTEAYNTAKVNTQTSVMVKKPNGAENEPTGLNWKWRPEIIDEPVVLGKGQLSSGQLVDQKAINDVSDYLWYLTSVNLDKNDPIIGDTMTLRVNGTGHVMHAYVNGEYLASQWATYGVFNYVFEKDVKFKPGKNQISILSATIGLTNYGGEFDSVRVGLPGPIEIIGKKGDETIIKDLSSHKWSYKIGLKGLDDKLFKADPKSDSQWQSTDLPVNRMLTWYKTTFKPPIGDDSVVVDLRGLGKGLAWVNGNSLGRYWPSYMTEDTCSNDPCDYRGGYWSWKCATNCGEPSQRWYHVPRSFMTEGDNELVLFEEFGGDPSLVNFNTVRVGSVCGNAYEGNHMELSCQGKAISEIKFASFGEVGGACGSFEKGSCEASNDVLSIVQKECVGKESCSVHASEDTLGSAGCDAGVKKRLVVEAICN, encoded by the exons ATGATTTCTTCGAAACCCCATTTCCTCTTCCTCATTTTGGCTCTACTTTGCTTCATCCCCTCGTACGCCGACATCGTTTCTCACGATGGAAGAGCCCTCACGATCAACGGGAAACGTAGAATCATACTTTCGGGCTCGATCCACTACCCACGAAGCACCGCCGAG ATGTGGCCTGATCTGATCAAGAAATCTAAGGAAGGTGGCTTGGATGCCATCGAGACATACGTCTTCTGGAACGCGCACGAGCCTCTTCGTCGCCAGTATGATTTTTCGGGTAACTTGGATCTTGTGAGGTTCATTAAAACAGTCCAGAATGAAGGTCTCTACGCTGTTCTTCGTATTGGACCTTACGTTTGTGCAGAATGGAATTATGG AGGATTCCCCGTGTGGTTGCATAATATGCCTGGGGTTGAGCTTCGAACGTCCAATTCTGTTTACATG AATGAGATGCAAAATTTCACTACATTGATAGTGGACATGTTAAAGAAAGAGAACCTCTTTGCATCACAAGGAGGTCCCATCATTCTTGCTCAG ATTGAAAATGAGTATGGAAACGTTATTTCGTCATACGGCGATGCTGGAAAAGCGTACATGAATTGGTGCGCAAGCATGGCTAACTCACTGGACATTGGGGTTCCATGGATCATGTGCCAAGAAGATGATGCCCCTCCCTCTGtg ATCAACACATGCAATGGCTTCTACTGTGATCAGTTCACTCCCAATAATCCAAACAGCCCCAAGATGTGGACAGAAAATTGGACTGGATG gttCAAGAACTGGGGCAGCAAACATCCATACAGAACTCCTGAGGATCTCGCCTTTTCTGTTGCtcgatttttcgaaaatatggggACATTCCAAAATTATTATATG TACCATGGAGGAACCAACTTCGGAAGAACCGCAGGTGGCCCTTACATTACCACATCTTAcgattacaatgcaccccttaACGAATACG GTGATTTGAATCAACCAAAATACGGACACTTGAAGAAGCTCCACGATGTGTTGCATTCGATGGAGAAAGTTTTGACCTACGGAGATTATAACAATACCGACTTGGGATCTTACAATTAC ATCACTGAGTTCAAATACAATGGTGTCTCGAGTTGTTTCCTTGGCAACGCCAACTCCTCGAGTGATGCTACCATAAACTACAACGGGGTCGACTACCACGTGCCCGCATGGTCCGTTAGCATCCTCCTCGATTGTAAAACCGAAGCTTACAACACGGCTAAG GTGAATACTCAAACGTCGGTGATGGTGAAGAAGCCGAATGGAGCAGAAAACGAGCCGACCGGACTGAACTGGAAATGGAGGCCGGAGATCATCGATGAACCAGTTGTTCTTGGCAAGGGTCAGCTTTCCTCCGGCCAACTTGTCGACCAAAAGGCTATTAATGATGTTAGCGATTATTTGTGGTACTTGACAAG TGTGAATCTTGACAAGAACGATCCAATCATTGGTGACACAATGACTCTTCGTGTGAATGGCACTGGACATGTTATGCATGCTTATGTCAATGGGGAGTATCTTG cCTCCCAATGGGCCACCTATGGAGTTTTTAACTATGTTTTCGAGAAGGATGTTAAGTTCAAGCCTGGAAAGAACCAAATCTCTATACTAAGTGCTACCATTGGACTAACG aACTACGGAGGTGAATTTGATTCGGTACGAGTTGGACTACCTGGACCGATCGAGATCATCGGAAAGAAGGGCGACGAGACGATCATCAAAGACTTGTCAAGCCACAAATGGAGTTACAAGATTGGATTGAAAGGGTTGGATGACAAATTATTTAAGGCTGATCCCAAATCTGATTCCCAATGGCAATCCACTGATCTCCCTGTCAATAGGATGCTCACTTGGTACAAG aCTACTTTCAAGCCTCCGATCGGTGACGATTCCGTCGTAGTAGACTTACGCGGACTAGGGAAAGGTCTTGCTTGGGTTAATGGCAACAGCCTCGGCCGATATTGGCCTAGTTACATGACCGAGGACACTTGCTCGAACGATCCTTGCGACTACCGAGGCGGGTACTGGAGCTGGAAATGTGCCACAAACTGCGGGGAACCTTCACAAAGATG GTACCATGTGCCCCGTTCTTTCATGACCGAGGGAGACAACGAGCTCGTGCTCTTCGAAGAATTCGGAGGCGACCCGTCTCTTGTCAACTTCAATACAGTTCGTGTGGGAAGCGTATGCGGCAACGCCTACGAGGGCAACCACATGGAGCTTTCGTGCCAAGGGAAGGCGATCTCGGAGATCAAGTTCGCGAGCTTCGGCGAAGTTGGAGGGGCTTGTGGCTCGTTCGAGAAGGGCTCATGTGAAGCTTCCAATGACGTGCTCTCCATTGTCCAAAAG GAATGTGTGGGGAAAGAATCTTGCTCGGTTCATGCAAGCGAAGACACACTCGGATCAGCAGGTTGTGATGCTGGAGTGAAAAAGAGGCTCGTGGTGGAGGCAATTTGTAATTAG